The sequence TCGAAGCAAAAACTTATTTGgtaaccaaaaataatgaaaagataCGAAATAATCCattgataaaataaatgaataataacAGAACCTTTTTCACGTTTTTATGAGGATTAATTTGTACCAAATGTTTTGGAGAATATACAGACCCAAATTTACTGTTTGCTTTTGATGCAAAAGTCCAAATTTTATTgccaaaattatatataattatttggaCTAACTTGTAACCATTGtgaattctcaaaaaaaaaaaaagacaattgtTGTCTTactttttttgcatttttctaaATAACCAAGCTTTTCTCAAGTTGCGCCTTTGGTGTTGATACTATTGGGACAAGTTCTACACGCTGATCATGAGGTTCTAATAGTTAAgaattgttttgttcttcagtATAGGATTTGGTCTTCTCTGAAGTTAGTTGTTGTTTTCGTGTCAAATGGTCAATTTAAGTGGTTTAAAAGATGATTTCACACCGAGTCGTGGTGTGTTATCTATCTtgttgtggttaaaaaatgcaatgtttCTCGGTTATGCAGCGTTGAATCCGCATAGTGATTCAGGGTGATACTAGATCGATCTATTGCATTTGGTCCAAGTCTATGGAGATGAATGTTATGTAcatttgatttggttgtatTGCTTTGGATAATGAATAGttgatgttgagaaaaaaaaaagtaaaattcagGAATGAGTCTGTGTGTCCAGGGAGATTACGAAGTGAATTTACAAAGAGCTGTTAGAGACACCAAGAACAGACACCATAGCTTTTTAAACCTTTTaggaaaaaattattcataGTATAATTTAAGTCTTTaagcaacaaagaaaagaaaatacaaattacgagtacaaaattgattaatttttcCCAAGTTCAAATGGAAACTTGAATTCAAAACTTTGGTGAGttactgaaaaacaaaagaaacagagccaTTTTTATCGTTTGAACTTCTTAAAAGATTTCTTGTATTTGCCACCTCTGTTACCTCCCAAGAACCTCTCACtcacttcatcatcttctccccttctcttcttccaaccTCCTGATTCTTTCATGTCCTATATAACATAAATTGCCACAAACACATTAGCTCTATTAttaaattcaagttaaaaagcaaaaaaaaacctaacccTTTTTTACATGTAGTAGTAAAAGTGCTGATGAGTAGATATACCATTGCAGATAACCTTTTGGCTTCTTGAAGTCTCTCCAAAAATGATAAGACTTCGCCTTCCTCAGCAGGATATTTTGGTAGCTCTTTGCCTGAGCATCGAAACATAGTCAAATGTTTGTATCCcaagagagaacaaaataataaaaatgtatcttGCAAGTTATTTTACTTACCAATgagtttttctatttgtttataCCATTCGATCTGATACTGGGTTACAAGTGATATCCCGACACCAGAACGTCCAGCACGAGCGGTTCTTCCCACTCTATGGATGTAATCCTATGAACCAAACAGTGTGTAATCTCAATATTCAtgagaaacaagaaagaaagaaaaaaatcatattcatcTGACGAAAGAAAAGGGCTAACCTTTGAATTTGTGGGAATGTCATAGTTGATAACCACATCAACTGATGGGATATCGAGCCCTCTACTAGCCACATCGGTACAAACCAAGATATTACATTCCCGTGCTTTGAACTTATTCAAAGCTCCCAGTCTCTTTGACTGTgaatatttcaaaagaaaactgagaaaaaacAATTCGAGAAATGTTTAGAAATAGGACTACTGCATCATCATTTACCTGAGTCATTTGACCACTGATAGGAATGGCTCTAAAACCAAGGCTCCGAAGCACCAAAGCCAAAAAACGAGTACCATCGCATGTTCGGGTGAAAATCATTGATGTTGATTCAGGCATTTCACTTAGAATGTAAACAAGATAGCAATCCTGTTATAAAGTGAATAAAAATAAGCTAATTATATagttgaagaagataaaacCTCTTATGTGTTTGCTAATAATATCTACTCTCATGTTTTGACAAATTCACAATTactaagaaaaagttaaaatttatatttatagattaaTATACAATTAAGTttgtaataaaaagaaaaaatataaatccttCAGATAACATGCCATGTGGAAaacactttttaattattaaatctacaacatcaatcttttagctaggaacaaaaacaaatctcaaaacatcaatGTATGAGTATTTTACTAAGCTCTGTGATGCAAATAGGATACCTTGTATTCCGCGGGAACAAACAGATAATACTGCTTAAGAGTATCGACTGTGGAATATTTGGAGGCAGCTTCAATCTGGAGGAAAGCAACGAACAGACAACTGTTATACCCCCAACAATGATAGCtgtgagaaaaaagaaaaaagtcattTCGTGTTTCCATACCTTCACAGGATTCCTCAAACATGCCCTTTGAAGTTTTCGAACCTAGaaggacaaaacaaaatcagagaCTTAAATAATAATCAATGGTTCGTTTAGATCATCCACTccaaaagataagagagaaagtTTGATCGATCATAACCAAAACACTGTCAAGAAAGGTTCCTACCTTTGTAGTCATAGTCGCTGAAAAAAGAAGTGTTTTACGTTCACGAGGGATCTCATCCAAAATCTGGTTAAGAGATTTCTCAAAATCTTCATTCAGCAGCCTATCTGCTTCATCAAGAACCTGTTGAAGTAGATAAGAAATTGATACGATCCAAGAAAAGGCTAAaccaaaaacgaaaaagaccaatAAAGATAAGCATTAGTATACCAGATATTTCAAAGATTTCAGAGAAAAGCCTTTTGTGTCAGACATATGATCCCAGAGACGACCAGGTGTTGCAACCTAAAGACACAACATACCATAGTTAGTTGCTAGATTCACACTTACGATAAGTGCAGTTACCAAAACAAATGACCATAAGATTAAAACAGAAAAGTACAATAACATGAGGCCGTTTCCCAAGAGCAATAGTTTGTTGCATCCTGTCTACACCTCCAACAAGCTGAAAACGACGTATTATGTAGTTGTAAACCTATTCAACTATTGTGCTACAGAGgaagatttaaaatttaaattatggtTAAAACATGAGCTTACCACAGCACACCTAAGACTTAtatcagctcctaaagcttcaAACTGCTCAGCAATCTGGATTGCAAGCTCTCTGGAGAGGAAGGAAcacagaaaaattaaaaaaaatcaaatccaacaAGAATGAGCAAACAAAGTAAGTAAGCGCTAGAAGAAACTGTCATACCGAGTTGGAGATAAAACACAAGCGAAGAAGGCAGGATCAGGTCTACGTCCTTTCTTAGGCTCAGAATCATAAACATACTCAAGAAGTGCTTGCAATATAGGAATCGCAAAGGCTCCAGTTTTACCAGAACCAGTTTGCGCGAGTCCAATAACATCTTTCCCTGAACGAACAGAGACATTAAATAAACATCAGATTCAATTAGTTGCATGCTATAATAAACCCTAATAAtcacaaaattcaaatctcGGAAcctcaaaacaatatataaaacatcaatGAGCAGGAATCATCATCACAAAAGTATTAAACAGATAAAAAGAGTGTAACCGCACAAAAGGCCTTATACCTTCAAGAGCATAAGGAAGGGCTTCGGCTTGAATTTTGGAAGGGTTCTTCCATCCCAATCTCTCACAAGCTCCTCACGCACACCAAGTTCTACAAACGTCGTCACCACTTCGTTCTCTTCCTCCATTTTCAACACCCACTAACGAATTCGCTATCTCCTGGACCTCAAAGACTGTAAGGGAATCTCAAATGGCGTTAAGAAAAATCGCGTCTTTTAAGATTTCCGGCGAGATTTAGGGCTTTAGATAAATCGAGCTGCCTTAGGGTATATAACTCAGAAGAGACTCTCTAatgagaccaaaaaaaataaaaagagacgTATGGGCCACGTTTATATGACTTTGGTCTCAACAAAAGCCCATCTAATTGGTCAACAAAAAATTACATGGCCGGAACATAGAGCCGATTAACCAAACTAAACTTTGAATGGATTTAGAGATAAGTAacgttaaaacttaaaaccttTGCCAATCAAACGACAACGTTTGACAtactgaaagaagaaaaaaaaccaaagctgCTTCAGTGTTGTGTACCGATGATTTGACTATGGAGTCAAATCCATTTCTCTCTATTCCTTGAGCTGTTTAATTAAGGTTTCTATGGATATTACGAAGTAAAATTCTAGGTATGCAAGAACAGATTCCAAACGTGATAACGAGATTAAACTCTTGGAAGCTATAATCCAAACGCTTGGCGGCAAAGAGCGGCTGGGAAAAAGCCGTGtgaatggatgatgatgatgaattactGATACTTTTGATTCACTTGTAAAGTTTTGTACTTGTGAGTTTGTGGAGACATTTTCTGTATCACTTAGAAGATAAATGTATTTTGGCTATAttggtacaaaaaaaaaaaaaaaaagaaaaaaaaaagcaaatggtgcacaaccaaacaaaagacaTGTTCTCAAAGATTTTGcagcaaaacaagaaaacagaacactTGAAATTTAAAGAAGTACATGGCTACAGAAGCTGCCAAGCTTCATTGGGCTTGTCAGACTTTTGAATCTTGGACGTTGCTTGAGTTTCTTCTTTAGGGGCTTCATTGGGTTTGTCAGACTTCAGAATCTTGGATGTTGATTGAGTTTCTTCTTTAGGATGGTCCATCTCCGAGAGATAGCTTGAGAGACCGTTGGTTAACGCTGAGGTTGTGATCAAGGAAGCTCTTAGTAAGCTAGTGGCCTGCAACACAAGttgtttcaaaacaaattaagaatatttttctcaaaaactatCAGAGAGTTGAAAATTAATGTAGAGGGAACAGAGGGAATCATACCTCAGCTTTGCCAACGCGAATTACTTGCTCCTCGATGTCACCAATGGTCATTTGCAGCTTGCTTAACAAGGAGATTGTTGATGAACAGTTCATAGGAGTGACAACTAGATCATCAGACACTATGAAATTCGTTTCTCCCTTCACAAGTCCAAAACTAGCAGAATCCGAAGTGTCCTTTGATTTTGAATCCACTGAGATTAACTTCGCAATTCTTTCACCGCTCGAAAGAACCTTGTTCTCTATCTCTTTAAAGAGCATGTTTCTGCCAGTACCGCCATAACAACTAACCAAGCATTCATATTCTGGTGTTTCCTGGATAACAACATCTAGAAGTTGTGCCCTGACcctgaaattataaaaataaggaAGCACGCATTTGGAAACAGTGGTTTCATTCTGCTTCTCAAAGCTCAAATCTTTCACGCTTCTGCAGAGATTACCAACGCAGCCCATATTCATACTGTCAACGGAAAGCTCCCAAGCAAACTCAAGCGGTATGGcaagaaaagtgaaaagaaaatcaACGAAATCTTCTCTGCACTCAGCATAAAGAATCACCCCGTCTGTCTTTCTAACGTAAACTTTCAAAGATATAAGCTCATCTGCATCTCCTGCAACTTTACTTTCTTGCACCAATGGAGATTTTACGCTTCTTGGACATACAGTTTTTCCTCAGGAATGTGTCTGTCAAGGGAGATTCCGAAGTAAAAATACACCCTAACAAAGTAAGCACCTGCGTTTTAAAACAATACACAGAAGATTAAAGACTAAATGACAAAGTAGTAATTAAGCAaagtacaaaataataaaaagaaagacaagTACCTCTTCAAAACCAACATCAATAACCATTTCTTGAAGCTTATCAAAACCAGCATAGCCAAGGTCATTGAGGACGTTCAGTACAAGACCCATAGAGTTCAGTGCCACTTTCAGATCATCAGTGATGATAAATGACGTTCGGCAGCTGAGAAATACTCCATCAGCTTTATCTCCTAAACAACCATCaccatctttttctctttcaaccTGAATCTCGCAAGTCATTGAGCTTCCACAACGACACCTCGAGGTGCTAACATTGCTGTATACCTTACAGCATGCTTCAGTAGATATGAAATTCGGACAGACAAAGAACTTTGTCACCTCAGTGTCATCTATGTTCAGCTTTAGATTTCTGCAGTGACTCGCCTTAGCACTCCGTGGATACAGCAGGAAATTCTTACCACTTTGAGTCTCGAAGTTGTCAACGTCCATGTCTGAAACACTTTTGTAAAGGTTGTGGAAACAACCAACGATTGAAGACTGTGGGTTCTGATGCTTCTCCAGCAACCTTACAATTGTACCCATAGGGAGAGTCAAAAGACTACAGAGTACATCAACAAAATCCTTCCCAGCTTCAGCCAAAACGACTCGGTTTTTCTCCTCATCGATGAGAAGCCTCAAGCTAAACTTCGGTTTTGCAACGTTCTTAGCCATCAAAAGATCAAGGGAagatacaaaaaagaaagaaaaaatcaactAACTGGTGTTTAAGGTAAACTGTTGTGTCTGAGTGACGATTCCAGTGATCTCCccctattatatataaatatattttgagatGTGTCACAACGTATATCTTCAATTACAATAATTATCCTATAAACCTTTGCGGTTTCCTATGTCCGCAtgagtttaatatatatttcccaGATGTTGTgtatattttccataaaaattgcATCGATTAGTGAAGAAGCCGCCCACTTACCTCCAGTAATTTTAAACTTAGCATCTACGGCTGCTTTAATCACTGCATTGATATTTCCTCTCTATCCAGTGCCAAGAGGGGTTTCATATGATGTGACAGTCAATAACCATTAATGAAACCAATAACATAGAGAAACCTTTACAGTTCCCCATGACCCGTATGAGATTTGGAATCATGTCCCAAGGAAATGTAATCTTTCAAACAGAGTGCATCGATTAGGGAGAAAACTATCTGTATTCAATATGGGCTAATACTCTGGTTTTGCAAATCTGTGATGCATATAGTTAAGAAATAAACATTGATAAGACAGAACAAAATGTATTAATTACTAGGGCAACGCTTAAAAGCCACAAAACGAAGTGCATACAGAAGAAGAGCATCAAGCTCAAACTAAAATCTGAAGCcttgtaaaaacaaaaggataGAAAATAAAGCTTGAAAAGTTGAAATAATGCTTTAGAATCCAAAAGATGCAAGATAGAATCTTCAGAAACAGAGGCGACTCCATCAAGACTCTTCaggttgtattttttttcatggAGTTTTAAGTTTCTTCCTTCGGTTTCTTCAGGAGCAAGCTTGAGAGACCATTAGTTAATGCAGAGGAAGAGATCAACGAAGCTCTGAGAATGTTGATGAGCTGCAACAGAAAAATTCAGTAACTTAAACAATTCCCCTGAGgcaaaaaagaatagaaaagaaGTGCAATATTACAAGCATACCTCTGCTTTAGAAATACTAATTTGATGCTCCTCAAGATCGCTGAAATCAACCTCCATCTTCTTAAGCAAGCCAATGGTTGAAGATGAATTCATGGGAGTTATGGTAAGATCATTAGAGACGATGAACTTAGTATTCTTCTTCATAAACCCAGTCTCATATATTGGTGAACTTCCAGACTTTACTTTTGGGTTAACTGGACACACACTCACAAGTTTGAAACTTCGTGGGAGCAGAGGTCTTCTAAAATACCTGGCGAAACTATAACTCGATAAAACGGAAGGAGGAACTAAGCATTCATACGTTAGTGAGCTGTAGCAGACATAACCAAACAGATTATTGTTGTTAATGCACGCATAATAATCAGGGATTTGACAAAAATTGGATGCAGACGCTCTTCTACACGGGCTTCTGCACAAATTTCCGACACATCCCAAAATGGTATTGTTATTGGACAATGAGCACGCCAACTCAAGAGGGAGAATCAGAAAAGTAAGAAGTGATTCAATGAAGTCTTCATTACACTCAGCATAAAGAATCACCCTATCAAACTTTTTCACAAAAACTTTGACAGAGAACACTCTGCATGGTTCTACACTGTCCGTTTTTGGCACAGGTGGGGATAGCATTTTCTGCATCTTTGGCAAGCATTGTTTCTTGAGGAATGCGCATGTTAAGGGAGTTTCCGAAGTGAATAAACATCCCAGTAGAGTCAGCACCTGAATTAGGATTAAGATTAGATAATAAGAGCGTTATGtactaaaataagaaaataacaaagatGAGAAAAAGCTAAAGTACCTCTTCGAACCCTACATCAAGTAGTGTTTCTCGTAGATCACTAAAACAGAGATACCCTGAATCCTTAAGAACTTTCATTATATCACCAATAGAGTTCAGTGACACTTTCAGATCATCAGTCACAATGAATGAAGATCTGCAACTGACAAATACTCCATCTGCATTATCTCCTATCACTTCTCCAACTTGATCTGCTTCTGGGATATGAATCTCACGACTCATCCGTTCTCCACAACTGCATCTCGAGGTGCTAAAATTTCTATATTCTTTGGTGCATGAACGAGCCGTAAAAAATTCCGGGCACATATAGAACCTTGTAGCATCATCAGTATCATTCAAGTTCAACTTGAGCCTTCTGCAATGAATCTCCTTAGTACTCTTCGGATAGAGCAACATGCTCTTGCAAGCTTCAGTGTTAAAATGATCAATGGCCATATCTGCAACACTTTTGTTAAGGTTTTTAAAGCAACCTAGGACCGTCGTGTGATTCTTAAGCAAACTAGCGATTTTACCCATAGGGAGAGTCAAAAGACTAATGAGCACATCAACAAAATCCTGATCAGCCTCAGCCAACACAACTTTGTTTATCTTCTCATCAATCAGAAGTTTCAAGCTAAAAGTTTTAGCCATTGGACGtgaaggaaaacaaacaaacaaggaaGAGAAAAGTAATTGATCAGAGACTTCAGGTTATACAATTTGACAGTAAGAACATGAGTTTTTGCCTCTACTATATATTGAAGAAACATCGGTTATGAAACTGAAAAGGTTTCGTGTATTCTGATATTTAATGAAAAGTAATGATTCAAACATCGGAACCCAGAAAGTTTTGACCTTTATGCTTCCCTATGGCCGTGTGACTAATATACATGTCCCAATGCCAAGATTCTATTAATCTCCAATTGAATTCCTCATTTATAATAATTAGCATTCTGACTTCATTCTGAAACGTTCATCTTAAACTACTTCAAtatcttgattcttgaacaaAATCTAGAAGAAGGTGTTGGGAGCGTTGCAGTTAGGCTCCCCGCCATTGAAGATGAGGTTAGTAAAGCCCTAACCTACAGAACCCTTTTAGCAACTCTGTCGCCTATCTTCGATGATGAGGTCAAGTGGGAGGCTCTTGATGAGATGCTATCATATCTGGAGAATTTCTCAGCTGCGACGCCAACAGAGGTAGTGACCGTTCACAACGCGCCTACTCACCTGAGGAGCATGGACACGAGGGAGAAGGCGGTGGCTTGGATTGGACAATGGTGCACTCAGAACGCTGAAAAGGTAGCTATTTTGTTGCGGGTTTTACACGTCCATGTATGAAAAGGCTGGAAAGTTTTTCAGGGGCCCCGACATGAGTTATTACCAATCCCTCAGAGTACTCAAGAGAGACAACGTTGCCTCCTACACCTTAGGGACAAACCTTTTCTCTGATTACGCCGTCTTCAAGGCCAAGCTTCATCAACTATGGAATTTTCCTGTGTCCCATAGGGCCCTTTTGCTTATCTTATTTCGTTTGTGTTTCCTCTGATGTGTGTTTGGGTCGATAATAATTGATAAGTCTTCGTGGATCTGAATAATTCTGAACCTTGTATTGGTTTAACTTGCAGAAAAAACGTTATCCTTTAATTCTAATGAGAATTTGAGATGGTAACAACACTTATGACCAGGCTTAAGACCCTAAAACCTATTTATCATCCCGTCATTGCATGTTCCCATCAAGTTATAAAGAATGTTTCTTAAAACCTAAAAGCCACAAGGGTCTGTCTTCAAAAACAGAGTCAACTTCAGAGCCTTAAGTTGTGATGGAGCgatgtaaaacaaaagttgtaTGTTTAGGATGATAATCGCAAAATACTTAAAACCATTAATCTGAGGATACAAAAAACAACCCCAATTCGAAGTGAAACATTGAGAAAAGGAGTATCAAAAAGCAAACTGTTAGCCTAAATGTTTTCAGCAACAAAAACTTTTGGTCTGTAAGGCGGTAACAACGGTTCCTCGAAAACCATAAACTTGTGCTTATAACCAGATGAAACATCGACTTATCCACATTTTCATCCCTTAAGtttcttctttggccttcttcgTGATTACGTTCCGTAAACAAGTAGTTAAATGCGAGGATGTCATCACGGAAGCTCTTAACAAACTGATAGCCTACAGTAGAAGCTAGACAGATGTTTAATGAAATAGGTGTTTTGATTAAGCAAATGCAAGACAAGACAAGTTTTATTTAGGAAGATAATcaacaaaacacttaaaaccATTAGTCTGAGAATATCtagacaggaaaaaaaaaaaaaaccaaaacgaaaTGAAACATAGAGAAGAAGAGCATCAAAACCAAACTGCTAGCTTGAATGTCTTCAACAACATAGGAAAAGCAAAGCCCTGTTTCGTTTCAAACTGAACTCAAGTTTCTATCTTTGGCTTCTTTGCAAGTAAGGACGAGAGACCGTTGGTTAAAGCAGAGGACGAAATCAAGGAGGCACTCAATATATTGATGAGCtgcaaaagaataaaaataaagcaGGTTCACAAATTCAAGCAGATAAACAGATGCAGAAAAGGtatcattaaagaaaaaaattcagatttAGCATACCTCTGCTTTCTTAATGCAAATCGGCCGAGCCTCGATGTCTTTCATGTtaatctccatcttctttaaCAGGCCAATGGTTGAAAATTTGTTCATTGGAGTGATAACCAGATCATCAGAGACGATGAATTTAGTATTTCTCTTGACAAACCCAGTATCAACTATCATTGAAGAGCAAGACTTTGAATCCTTTGGATCCATAGGACTCAAAGCAACAACTTTGTCACCTTTTTCAAGAACAGATCTTTCAATCCGTTTTGAGAATTTGCAAAGCGAGGTAGTGAAACACCTCTTGGGAATTAAACATTCATATGCTCCTGACGAGCAGCTAGCAATATCAAGCAGATTCTTACTGCAAGTATAATAAGCTGGAAGACAACAACGGTAAGGCAACTCTCTTCTACATTCACATCTGCACAAATTCTTGACACATCCCAATATGGTATTGTTATTGGAGAGCGAAGACGCTGACTCAAGAGGGAGAACAAGAAAAGTGAGAAGAGAATCAATGAAGTCTTCACTGCACTCAGCATAAAGAATCTTTCTATCTGACTTTCCAACAAACGTTTTAATATAGCATTCTCTGCCCTGTTCTGCTCGTCCGGTTTTTAACATAGGTGGAGGGGGCCATGTAAGCATCGTTGGCATGCACTGTTTCCTGAGGAATGTACTTGTTAAGGGAGACTCTGAAGCGAATAAATTCCCCAGTAGAGTTAGCACCTGCATTTGGATTAGATTAGATATACATGCATGAAGagcttaaaaaataaaaaaatacagaaaaccATATAGTACCTCGTCAGAGCCAACATCAAGGACCATTTCCTGCAACTCGCTTAAATTTGGATAGCCTAGGCCATTGAGCACCTTCACTAATTCATCAATAGAGTTCAACATCACTTTCAAATCATCTGTGATAATGAAAGAGGATCTACAGCTGACAAACACTCCATCTACAGCATTTCCTATGGAGCCTATAACTTGCTCATCTTCTGGGAGCCGAACCCGAATGTTCATCAATGATCCACACCTACACCTAGAGGAGCAAAAATTGGTGTATGCCTTGCAAGAATCGCTCTCATACAATTTAGGGCACACGTAGAAATTTGTGGCCTGAGTATCATCGATATTTAGCGTGAGTCTTCTGCAATGGATCTCATGCGAACTCTTGGGAGACAGCAACATACTCTTGCAAGCCTCGGTCTCAAAATCATCAATGACCATATCTGAAACACTTCGATTAAGATTCTTATAACAACCTAGGAATTGTGGTAGCTTCTGATGCTTCGCCAACAATCTTGCAATAGTCCCCATTGGGAGTGTCATGAGACCGAAGAGCACATCCACAAAATCTTGACCGGCCTCAGCCAACacaactttgtttttcttctcatcgACGAGAAGTTTCAAGCTAAACTTCGCACTTGTAGCCATTGTATTCGCACTTGTAGCCATTGTAGGTTAAGGAAACgagtaaaagcaaaaaaaaaaggaagaggaagatggaggCTGCgaattaggttaattgttggAGGCTGAACCCAAATCATAAGGGGTCTTTATATAACAAGACCCACGTACAAGCCAACTTAGCataattagaaaaggaaaagcaCCAAAACCTTACACATGAGTCCCTACATTTTACAGTTTTACATAAAAACATCCCATTCGTATTGTAATTCACTATTTAGTCCATGGAACTGTAAGgccatcattaatgggagaacaccaagggtgttctaagcccaaaaaaattataaaaataatgaatagtggcttagaacacttttttttagtttttaatgtagaactgatttaagtccagttcttatttgacgtggcttcatgtgattggacgagattttttgaaaaaaaagaaaatatttcatttatataagtaagcaatttaaatgttaatttataagtttttataattgtaatatgtttaagaatattatattaatttataagtatacaattgcttttatataagtaagcaatttaaatgttattttataagtttttataatttgtaaaat comes from Camelina sativa cultivar DH55 chromosome 19, Cs, whole genome shotgun sequence and encodes:
- the LOC104764608 gene encoding uncharacterized protein LOC104764608, whose translation is MATSANTMATSAKFSLKLLVDEKKNKVVLAEAGQDFVDVLFGLMTLPMGTIARLLAKHQKLPQFLGCYKNLNRSVSDMVIDDFETEACKSMLLSPKSSHEIHCRRLTLNIDDTQATNFYVCPKLYESDSCKAYTNFCSSRCRCGSLMNIRVRLPEDEQVIGSIGNAVDGVFVSCRSSFIITDDLKVMLNSIDELVKVLNGLGYPNLSELQEMVLDVGSDEVLTLLGNLFASESPLTSTFLRKQCMPTMLTWPPPPMLKTGRAEQGRECYIKTFVGKSDRKILYAECSEDFIDSLLTFLVLPLESASSLSNNNTILGCVKNLCRCECRRELPYRCCLPAYYTCSKNLLDIASCSSGAYECLIPKRCFTTSLCKFSKRIERSVLEKGDKVVALSPMDPKDSKSCSSMIVDTGFVKRNTKFIVSDDLVITPMNKFSTIGLLKKMEINMKDIEARPICIKKAELINILSASLISSSALTNGLSSLLAKKPKIET
- the LOC104767386 gene encoding uncharacterized protein LOC104767386, with amino-acid sequence MAKTFSLKLLIDEKINKVVLAEADQDFVDVLISLLTLPMGKIASLLKNHTTVLGCFKNLNKSVADMAIDHFNTEACKSMLLYPKSTKEIHCRRLKLNLNDTDDATRFYMCPEFFTARSCTKEYRNFSTSRCSCGERMSREIHIPEADQVGEVIGDNADGVFVSCRSSFIVTDDLKVSLNSIGDIMKVLKDSGYLCFSDLRETLLDVGFEEVLTLLGCLFTSETPLTCAFLKKQCLPKMQKMLSPPVPKTDSVEPCRVFSVKVFVKKFDRVILYAECNEDFIESLLTFLILPLELACSLSNNNTILGCVGNLCRSPCRRASASNFCQIPDYYACINNNNLFGYVCYSSLTYECLVPPSVLSSYSFARYFRRPLLPRSFKLVSVCPVNPKVKSGSSPIYETGFMKKNTKFIVSNDLTITPMNSSSTIGLLKKMEVDFSDLEEHQISISKAELINILRASLISSSALTNGLSSLLLKKPKEET